CAATGCCTGTTTCTCGACGGCGGGGTCTCCGTGGTCTGGCCCGAAGAGGTCGCCAAGTCCTTCGCAGGCCTGTAAAACCCGCCCGCGATTCCCTGTCGGTTGTGAATTTTCCTGTGAGGATTACCTAGCTATGCAGCACGTCAAGCACAAGACAGATTGCCGCCTGTGCGGATCGAGCTCGCTCGACCACGTCCTGCCGATCAGGCCGTCGGCGATCGGCGACGCCTTCATCCCGGCGGACCGCCTGGACGAACCGCAGGACCTCTACCCCCTTGACTGCTACCTCTGCCTCGATTGCGGGCACCTGCAGAACCTTGATGTCGTCGATCCCGACATCCTGTTCCGCGATTATACCTACCGCACATCGGTGTCACTGGGCCTGGTTGAGCACTTCAAACGCTATGCGCATTCGGTCGTCACCGGTCTTTCGATTCCGAAAGAAAGTCTTGTCGTCGAGATGGGCAGCAATGACGGATCGCTCCTGAAGGCCTTCGGGAACGAGGGAATGCGCGTCCAGGGCATCGACCCTGCGCGCAACATCGCGGCCGCCGCAACCGCGGACGGCATCCCGACGCTCCCGGACTTCTTCACCAGCGCTTTGGCGGCGCGCATCAAGTCCGAACAGGGCGAGGCCAAGCTGTTCTGTGCCAACAACGTCTTCGCCCATATCGACAACATGTCTGATGTCGCGAAAGGCATCCGCCTGCTGCTCGCCAATGACGGCGCCTTCGTGTTCGAGGTCTCCTATATCGTCGACATGATCGACAACATGGTGTTCGACACGATCTATCACGAGCATGTCTCGCACCATGCCCTGATCCCGCTGGAGACGTTCCTGAACAAGCACGACATGACGCTGTTTCATGTCGAGCGCACGGCTACCAAGGGCGGTTCGATCCGCGCCTTCGCGCAACCCAAATCGACCGGCGCGCGGCCGCGCTCCGACGAACTGTCGAAGCTCTTTGCCGAAGAGGAGCGGCGCGGCATCACGAAGCCCAAAATCTATCAGGACTGGTTCGTGGCGATCGAGCAGCGCAAACGCAAGGTTCTGGCCTATCTCGACGAGGCGATCGCCGCGGGCAAGACGGTTGCCGCCTATGGCGCTTCGACCACCACGACGACCCTGCTCTATCACTTCGAACTGGAAGGCCGGATCAAGTTCATCGTTGATGACAATCCGCTCAAGCAAGGACTTTTCAGCCCGGGTGCACACCTGCCCGTGCTGCCTTCCAGCGAACTTTCGGCGAAAATACCCGATGTGGTGGTGATCCTCGCCTGGACCTACGCCGAGCCGATCCTGAAGCGCAATCAGGCCTATGTCGATGCCGGCGGCACCTTCATTATTCCGCTGCCGCAGCCCCGGATCGTCGGCCGCGAGGGCGACGCGGCGCTCTGAAGCGCCGGACCAGACACCAGACGATAGCGCTGACCAGCGACGCTTCACCTGCGTAAAGGGGCGCTCGCCACCTTCCCCGCAAGGGGGACGGTGATGCTTGTACGAGCCCGTTTACAATGTGAGAAAGAGAGAGCCCGTCGAGCCCCGCCTCCTCAGCTCCTCAGCTCCACCAGATCCTTGTAAAAATCGAGGGCCTCCGGATTGGCGAGCGCCTCCTTGTTCTTGACCACACGGCCATGCACGACATCGCGCACGGCGAGCTCGGTGATCTTGCCGGACTTGGTGCGTGGAATATCCTTCACCGCGACGATCTTCGCCGGCACATGGCGGGGCGATGCGCCCTGGCGCACCTGCTGCCTGATTTTCTGGACGAGCGCATCGTCGAGCGCGGCTCCCTCGCGCAGGCGCACGAACAGCACGATGCGTACGTCATTGTCCCAGTCCTGGCCGATGGCCAGCGCCTCGATGACCTCGGGGATGCGCTCGACCTGCGCGTAGAGTTCCGCCGTGCCGATTCGCACGCCGCCCGGATTGAGCGTGGCATCCGAGCGGCCATGGATGATGATGCCGCCATTCGCCGTCCATTCGGCGAAATCGCCATGGCACCAAATATCGGGGAAGCGGGCGAAATAGGCATTGTGATATTTCTCGCCGCTCTCGTCGTTCCAGAACATCACCGGCATCGAGGGGAACGGGCTCGTGCAGACGAGCTCACCCTTCTCGCGGCGTATGGGCCTGGCCTCATCGTCATAGACATCGACCGCCATGCCGAGCATCGGTCCCTGGATCTCGCCGCGCCAGACCGCAGACAGCGGGTTGCCGCCGACGAAACAGCCGCAGATGTCGGTGCCGCCCGAAATCGAGGCGAGATGCAGGTCGCGCTTGATGTCCCGATAGACGAAATCAAAGCTCTCCGCTGCGAGCGGCGAGCCGGTCGAGAACATCGTGCGCAGCTTGTCGAGCCTGTGGGTCTCGCGCGGCTTGAGGCCTGACTTCTTCACCGCGTCTATATATTTGGCTGACGTGCCGAACAGCGTCATGCCTTCCTCGTCGGCATAGTCGAACAGCACGCGCTCGCTGGGCGCGAAGGGCGAACCGTCATAGAGCAGCAGCGTGGCGCCGGTGGCGAGCCCGCTCACCAGCCAGTTCCACATCATCCAGCCGCAGGTGGTGAAATAGAACAGGCGGTCGCCCGCCTTCACGTCGGAATTGAACAGAAGCTCCGAGAGATGCTTGAGCAGAATGCCCCCCGCCCGGTGCACGATGCATTTGGGAATGCCAGTGGTGCCCGAGGAATAGAGGATATAGAGCGGATGATCGAAAGGCAGCTGCGCGAACTTGATCGGCTCGGGCTCCTTGCGCGAGATATAGTCCTCATAGGCGACGGCACGCGGCATGGTGCGCGAAATGTCGGTCGCCTGGCCGATATAGTCGATGATGACGGTCTCCTCGACGCTCGGCAGCTCCTTCAGGACGGCTGCCACCTTGTTGGCGATCGGGATCGTCTTGCCGTTGTAGTAATAGCCGTCGCAGGCGACGAGAAAGCGCGGCTTGATCTGGCCGAAGCGATCGAGAATGCCGCGCTCGCCGAAATCGGGCGAGCAGGACGACCAGATGCCGCCGAGCGAGGCCACCGCCAGGAAGGCGACGATGGTTTCAGGCATGTTCGGCACGATGGCCGCCACACGGTCGCCGGGCTTGAGGCCGGCCTTGGCGAACGCATGATGAAGTCGCGCCACGGCGTTGTTGAGCTGGCGCCAGCTCATCGTCTTCCTGACCTTGTCCTCGCCGCGGAAGATCAGCGCCGGCGTGTCGTCGGATCTGACCAGGAGGTTCTCGGCATAGTTCAGCCTGGCGTCAGGGAAGAATCGGGCGCCCGGCATCTTATTCCCGTCGACCAGCACCCGGTCTCCGCGCTCTGAAGCCTTGACCTTGGCGAAATCCCACACCGCGCTCCAGAATTTCTCCGGCTGCCGCACCGAAAAACCGTGGATATCCGCATAGGTCCGGAACGGGCCCGAGCCTTCGGTTTTCGCCATATGGGCTGCGAAAGCCGCGAGATTGGACCCCGCTTGACGCCCCGCATCCGGTGTCCACAATGGCTCGGCAGTCGGCATCAATCACCTCCCTTTGATTATCCGGCACGATCATGCCGCATTTCCGTGCTCCCAAGGCGCCGAATACGGCCCGCAAGTCAACCCTTGACTTGCGCGCCGCAATTTCCTGCAAGGAAACGATGCGTAAGATCATACTGGCCTGCCTCGCTATCACCGCCGTCCTCATCGTCGCGGCGGGCACCTTCCTGACCAGCCGGATCCGGACGGTCTCCGCCGATCTGGCCGAGCGGGTCGAGAGCCACACCGGCGTGGCGGTAGCCTCTTCCGGCCTGCCCGGCGTCTCCTTCTGGCCACGCTTCGCGGTCACCCTCGACAATGTCGTCCTTCCCGCGCCCAAGGGCATGACCTCCGGCCCGCTCGCCACGATCGAGGCCATGCATATCGTGCCGGAGGATGGCCTGTTCGGCTGGGGAAAAAACGGCATCGCCGAGATCGTCCTCGAACATCCCAGCATCAACCTGATCATTAGCGCCGATGGGCGGGCCAACTGGAACTATGACGCGAAGGCCAGCGCGGGAGCGCCGGACGGCCTTCCCTTGCGCATCGTCAATGGCCGCATCGCCTTTCTCGACGAGCGCACCGGCACCGCGGTGGCGCTCGCTGATGTCGAAGCCCAGACCGCGCTGTCGGGTCCCGCCGACGAATTGACGGCCAAGGGCGCCTTTGTCTGGAACGAGCGGCGGGCCAGCTTCACGCTCTTCGTCAAATCGCCGCAGCGCATCGCCGAGGACGGCTCGCCCACCGATGTCACCTTGCAGGCGCCCGGACTTTCTTTCCAGTTCTCCGGCCGCACCGCCCTCGTCAAAGGCTTCGAGCTCGACGGCCAGGCCGGGATCAAGGGCACCGACCTCGCCATGGCCGCATCCTGGTTCGGCGCGGCGCTGCCGGCCGGCATGGACGGCGCCCGCTTCGACCTGGCGGGAGCGATTGATTCATCGGCGCGGGGGCTGCTCTTCACCAACGCCCAGTTCATGCTCGACGACATGCGCGGCCAGGGCGATGTCGGTCTGGCGTTTGGCAAGGGCCGACCTAAGCTCGACGCCGACGTTGTCGTCGACATGATTGATCTCACCCGCTACAGCGCGACATCGGCGGCGGCGAGTACGGCCTTCCTCGCCAACCCCTGGTCGTCGGCGCGCCTCGATCTCTCCGCCTTGCGCAGCCTCGACGCCATCCTCAAGGTCGGCACCAATGCCTTCGCCTATGGCGCCTTTCGCACCGGTCCGGCCGAGCTCAGCGCCAATGTCACAGACGGCCTTCTCGATCTGAAGATCGCCAAGGCGACATACGCCGAAGGCACCCTCGATATCGCCTTGAAGATCGACGGCAAGGCAGACACCCCCGCCATCGAATTCAGCGCCAATGGCGAAGGCATCGCCGCCGACAAGGCCCTGCTCGCCGCCTTGGGCTTCGGCGACATGCACGGCCGGCTGTCTCCGAGCCTCTCGCTCCAGGCCAGCGGCGAAACGCTCGCCGACCTCGTTTCGACGCTCAAGGGCCACGCCTCGTTCCGTACCGTCGGCGGCAGCCTCGCCGGCGTCGATCTGTCCGGCGTCTTCGGCAAGGTCTCGACGGCGATTATCGAGGGTTGGAACCGTGACGACCGCCAGAGCACCGCTTTCGACGCGTTGTCGGCTACTTTCGCCATTTCCGACGGTATTGCGGAGACCAGCAATCTGGTCCTGACGAGCCCGACGCTTACCTTTACCGGCAAGGGCGAAGTGGATCTCCTGCGTCAGGCGCTCGATCTCAAGGTCGATCCGCAACTGGCGGTTGCCGCCTCGCCTTCGGCGACAGCTCCGGCTGCCCCGCAACGCGCCACCTTCCCGGTCGCCATCCAGGTCAAGGGTCCGTGGACGGCGCCGCGCATCTATCCGGACATGCCCGGCATTCTGGAGGATCCGGCGGGCGCCTATGCGGCGCTCAGGAAGCTGGGTCTCGTTTCGCCGGATTGAACGGCAGAGTCATTCTTGGCAAACTGGGGCCACGATGATCCGAGTGCAGGACAGAGCTTTTGATGCGGCGGCCGAGCTGAAGGCGTTTCAGGCCGTCAACCGCTCGAGCGGCGCCACCGTGATGTTCATCGGCACGGTGCGCGAGCTGAGTGAGGGCGCCCGCATCGACCGCATGACGCTCGAGCATTATCCGGGCATGACCGAGAAAGCGCTGGCCGGGATCGAGGCAGAGGCGCGCAAGCGCTGGCCGCTGGAAGCGAGCCTCGTCATCCATCGCTACGGGCCGCTCGAGCCGGGCGATGATATCGTCCTGGTGCTCACCGCCTCCTCTCACCGTCAGGCCGCCTTCGAGGCCTGTGAGTTCCTGATGGACTGGCTCAAGACCATGGCTCCCTTCTGGAAGCTCGAAGAGACCGCCGGCGAAACGCGCTGGGTCGATGCCAAGGACAAGGACGATCAGGCGGCGCGGCGCTGGGACAAGCCGTGAACTACCGCCGGCTTTGGCGCAGGCGGCCTTCGCAGCCGCCGCGCCCTTTGTGGCGCAGCCTGCTCGACATCGGCATTTTCGTCTTTGCCGCCGTTGTCGTCCTGCTCGCTATCCGCATCTTCAATCAGGTGACCCTCACCCCGGGCACCGCCGACGTCATCGACGGTGATTCCTTCCGACTGGGCAAGGACGAGATCAGGCTCAATGGCATCGACGCGCCGGAATATCGCCAGGTCTGCCGGGACGGCAGCGACCGCCAGTGGAATTGCGGGCGCGCCGCAACGGACGCCCTGCGCCGGCTCGTGACGGGTCGCGAGGTCGGTTGCACGGGTCTCGATGCCGACCGGTATGGCCGCCTCGTCTCGCGCTGCACCGCCGGCCGCATCGACCTCAACGCCGAAATGGTCCGCCTCGGCTGGGCTATCGCCTATACGCGACATAGCGACGACTATGTGGATCAGGAGGCGGAGGCGCGCCGCCAACGGCGCGGCATCTGGCGCGGCAGCTTCGACCTGCCGGAGGACTGGCGCGAGATTCACCGTCCGCATTTCGATCGCGCGCCGCATGATTAGAGCGGCCTCCCCTTCTCCCACCTGCGAGAGGAGAAGATGGCGCGAAGCGTGGGATGGCGATGCTCAGTCCGGGCGCTTACGGAAGAGCGCGAGCGCAGCGCAGGGCTTATGCACCGTCCACGGGCAGGTTCGCCGGCGGGGAAACCACTTCTGGCGTCAGATGCGCCCAGCCAGCGCGTAAGTGACAAGTTGCTTATCCCACCCGAACTCATTTAGTGTCTAATTTAGTGTCTTACATCCGGCCAGTGTCGAAAGGCGGGTGCGAAGCATGGAAATTGTTGAACTGCAGCTCGGCCTGCACCAGCGCGACGCCGAGACGTACACGGTCGAACTCCGCATCAGCAGGCCGGATAGCGACGCCGACACGCGGGTGAGCTCGCGTTTTCCTGTCGGCGATATCGATCTCGAAGCCATTCGCCGGCAGAAATTCAACGTCGAGGCCCTCGGGCACCTGCTAGCCGAGTGTCTGTTTAAGGATGACAAGCTGCGTACCGCTTTCGCCGAGGCGCGCGCCGTCGCAGACGCCGGCAATGCAACGCTGCGGCTGCGGCTTTTCGTCGGCCCTAGCGCGCCGGAGTTGCACGTATTGTTTTGGGAAGCCCTCCGCAGTCTGGACGATGGCCAGCCGCTTTTTACCGGCGAGCGCATTCTCTTCTCGCGCTATCTCAGCAGCGCCGACTGGCGGCCGGTGCGTCGCCGTCCAAAGGCCGCTCTGCGTGGACTGATTGTCATCGCCAATCCAACCGACGTGGAAACCTATCGTCCCGGCGGTCGCGCCTTGGCATCTCTCGACGTCGCGGCGGAGTTGGCTCGCGCTAAAGCGGGGCTCGAAGGTGTCGAGTGCGCAGTGCTCGCCTCCGGCGGACGCGCCACACTTGACGAGCTGGTGCATCAACTGCACGACGGGTGCGATGTCCTCTACATCGTCTGCCATGGCGCCTTTATCGAAAGCGAAGCCTGGCTCTGGTTGGAGGACGCTACGGGGAAGACGCGCCGGGTCGCTGCGAGCGAGCTGATCCAGCAGATGCGCGAGCTGCGCAACGTTCCGGCACTCGTCGTGCTGGCGTCGTGTCAGAGCGCCGGTAGCGGTGATGATGCGCGCACCTCCGACGCCGGCGCGCTCGCCGCACTCGGACCGGGACTGGCGGAGGCGGGTATCCCGGCTGTGCTGGCCATGCAGGGCGACGTGACAATCGCCACGATAGCCGAGTTCATGCCCGTATTCTTCCGTGAGCTGCAGCGCGACGGGCAGATCGACCGCGCGGTCGCGGTTGCGCGCGGCGCGATCCGCGACCGTGCCGACTGGTATGTGCCGGTCCTGTTCATGAGACTGCGCGGCGGCTCGCTCTGGTACAAGCCAGGATTTGAGGAAGGAGCGCATCTCGAGAACTGGCCGGCTGTGCTGCGCCAGATTCAAAGCCGCCAGTTGACTCCAATTCTCGGACCCGGCTTGACCGACTCGCTGCTCGGCTCGCGCCGCGAAATTGCACGGCGATGGGCGGAAACGTTCCATTTTCCAATGGCGCCACACAATCGGGAGGACCTGCCGCAGGTCGCGGAATTTCTCGCGGTGAATCAGAAAGCCAAGATGTTTCCGCAGAACGAGTTGATCAACTACCTGCGCGCCGATCTGCTGGCGCGTTATCACGACGACCTGCCGGAAGAACTTCGCGAACGGAAAACGGACGAACTGCCCACCGATCACCTCGGCAAGCTGATTTCGACGATCGGCTCCCAGCGCCGGAAGCGCATTCCAGCGGAGCCATTCGCCGTGCTGGCCCGGCTCCCAATCCCGATCTATGTGACGGCGGCGCAGAACGACCTCATCTACGATGCGCTGCGCGAGGCCGGCAAGGAACCTCGCGTCGACCTCTGCCGTTGGCACGACGGTCTTATCGAACTTCCGACAATCGAGCCGGATTTCCGGCCGGATCCGCAGCATCCGCTCGTCTATCATTTGTTCGGGCGTCTGGATCAGCCCGAGTCGCTCGTGTTCACCGAGGATAACTATTTCGACTTTCTGATCGGGATAAAGAAGAACAAGGACCTCATCCCCGCAATGGTCAAGCGCGCGCTTGCGGATACCGGCCTCGCCTTTCTGGGTTTCCAGCTCGACGACTGGAACTTCCGGGTGATGTTTCGTGCCATCATGGACCAGGAAGGAGGGCGGGGACGGCGATCGATGTATGCGCATATCGCGGCGCAGATCGATCCCGAGGAGGGACGGATTCTCGAGCCGAAGCGCGCCCGCGCTTATCTCGAGAGCTACTTCACCGAGTCGGCAATCAGCATCTACTGGGGTAGTCCCGACGACTTTGCACGCGATCTCCTCAAGCGCTGGGAGGCGTCCACATGACACCCGGCGACCATCCCCGCCCGGCGCCGTTTGTCGGGCCTCGCCCGTACAAGCTCGGCGAGCAGCTCTTCGGCCGTGGTCGCGAGCGACTTGAGCTGCTTGATCTCCTGATCGCGGAACGGATCGTCCTTCTCTATTCGGCATCCGGCGCAGGCAAGACATCGCTCATACAGGCGGCACTGGCGCCCGCCCTGCGTAATGAGGCTTTCACGGTGCCGACGTTCGCGCGCGTCACATTCGAGCAAGCGATGGGCGTGTCGGAGCCGGCCAACCGCTACGTCTTTGCCGTGCTGCTTTCGCTCGAGGAGAGCCAGCCGAAGGAACGGCAGTGCCCGCTCGCCGCGCTCACGCAAATGACGCTTGCGGATTATCTGGACGCGCGCTGGGCCGAGCCGGCCGGCGGAATGGTCCTGATCATCGATCAGTTCGAGGAAATTCTGACCATCGATCCGACCGACTTGGACGAAAAGAGGGAGTTCTTCGCGCAACTCGGCGCAGCACTGCGCAGCCGACACCGGTGGGCGCTGCTCTCGATGCGCGAAGAGCACCTGGCCGGACTCGATCCCTATCGAAACATGATCCCTACTCGGCTCGCCTCGACATTCCGCCTGGAGCTCCTCAACGAGCAGCAGGCACGCCAGATCATGCAGGAAGCTTCTGCGCAGGCTGGCGTCGTGTTCACCGATGGTGCGGCGCGCAAGCTCGTCGACGACCTTCGCCGCGTTCAAGTCCAGCGGTCAGGCGGTGCGCTCGAGGAGCAGCTCGGTCCGACCGTCGAGCCGACGCAGCTTCAGGTCGTCTGCTTGCGGCTGTGGAGCAAGCTTGGGCCTGATCAGGCGACGATAGAGGAGGATGATGTCG
This genomic stretch from Nordella sp. HKS 07 harbors:
- a CDS encoding CHAT domain-containing protein, with protein sequence MEIVELQLGLHQRDAETYTVELRISRPDSDADTRVSSRFPVGDIDLEAIRRQKFNVEALGHLLAECLFKDDKLRTAFAEARAVADAGNATLRLRLFVGPSAPELHVLFWEALRSLDDGQPLFTGERILFSRYLSSADWRPVRRRPKAALRGLIVIANPTDVETYRPGGRALASLDVAAELARAKAGLEGVECAVLASGGRATLDELVHQLHDGCDVLYIVCHGAFIESEAWLWLEDATGKTRRVAASELIQQMRELRNVPALVVLASCQSAGSGDDARTSDAGALAALGPGLAEAGIPAVLAMQGDVTIATIAEFMPVFFRELQRDGQIDRAVAVARGAIRDRADWYVPVLFMRLRGGSLWYKPGFEEGAHLENWPAVLRQIQSRQLTPILGPGLTDSLLGSRREIARRWAETFHFPMAPHNREDLPQVAEFLAVNQKAKMFPQNELINYLRADLLARYHDDLPEELRERKTDELPTDHLGKLISTIGSQRRKRIPAEPFAVLARLPIPIYVTAAQNDLIYDALREAGKEPRVDLCRWHDGLIELPTIEPDFRPDPQHPLVYHLFGRLDQPESLVFTEDNYFDFLIGIKKNKDLIPAMVKRALADTGLAFLGFQLDDWNFRVMFRAIMDQEGGRGRRSMYAHIAAQIDPEEGRILEPKRARAYLESYFTESAISIYWGSPDDFARDLLKRWEAST
- a CDS encoding acetoacetate--CoA ligase, which codes for MPTAEPLWTPDAGRQAGSNLAAFAAHMAKTEGSGPFRTYADIHGFSVRQPEKFWSAVWDFAKVKASERGDRVLVDGNKMPGARFFPDARLNYAENLLVRSDDTPALIFRGEDKVRKTMSWRQLNNAVARLHHAFAKAGLKPGDRVAAIVPNMPETIVAFLAVASLGGIWSSCSPDFGERGILDRFGQIKPRFLVACDGYYYNGKTIPIANKVAAVLKELPSVEETVIIDYIGQATDISRTMPRAVAYEDYISRKEPEPIKFAQLPFDHPLYILYSSGTTGIPKCIVHRAGGILLKHLSELLFNSDVKAGDRLFYFTTCGWMMWNWLVSGLATGATLLLYDGSPFAPSERVLFDYADEEGMTLFGTSAKYIDAVKKSGLKPRETHRLDKLRTMFSTGSPLAAESFDFVYRDIKRDLHLASISGGTDICGCFVGGNPLSAVWRGEIQGPMLGMAVDVYDDEARPIRREKGELVCTSPFPSMPVMFWNDESGEKYHNAYFARFPDIWCHGDFAEWTANGGIIIHGRSDATLNPGGVRIGTAELYAQVERIPEVIEALAIGQDWDNDVRIVLFVRLREGAALDDALVQKIRQQVRQGASPRHVPAKIVAVKDIPRTKSGKITELAVRDVVHGRVVKNKEALANPEALDFYKDLVELRS
- a CDS encoding AsmA-like C-terminal region-containing protein; its protein translation is MRKIILACLAITAVLIVAAGTFLTSRIRTVSADLAERVESHTGVAVASSGLPGVSFWPRFAVTLDNVVLPAPKGMTSGPLATIEAMHIVPEDGLFGWGKNGIAEIVLEHPSINLIISADGRANWNYDAKASAGAPDGLPLRIVNGRIAFLDERTGTAVALADVEAQTALSGPADELTAKGAFVWNERRASFTLFVKSPQRIAEDGSPTDVTLQAPGLSFQFSGRTALVKGFELDGQAGIKGTDLAMAASWFGAALPAGMDGARFDLAGAIDSSARGLLFTNAQFMLDDMRGQGDVGLAFGKGRPKLDADVVVDMIDLTRYSATSAAASTAFLANPWSSARLDLSALRSLDAILKVGTNAFAYGAFRTGPAELSANVTDGLLDLKIAKATYAEGTLDIALKIDGKADTPAIEFSANGEGIAADKALLAALGFGDMHGRLSPSLSLQASGETLADLVSTLKGHASFRTVGGSLAGVDLSGVFGKVSTAIIEGWNRDDRQSTAFDALSATFAISDGIAETSNLVLTSPTLTFTGKGEVDLLRQALDLKVDPQLAVAASPSATAPAAPQRATFPVAIQVKGPWTAPRIYPDMPGILEDPAGAYAALRKLGLVSPD
- a CDS encoding molybdenum cofactor biosynthesis protein MoaE, with protein sequence MIRVQDRAFDAAAELKAFQAVNRSSGATVMFIGTVRELSEGARIDRMTLEHYPGMTEKALAGIEAEARKRWPLEASLVIHRYGPLEPGDDIVLVLTASSHRQAAFEACEFLMDWLKTMAPFWKLEETAGETRWVDAKDKDDQAARRWDKP
- a CDS encoding class I SAM-dependent methyltransferase, translating into MQHVKHKTDCRLCGSSSLDHVLPIRPSAIGDAFIPADRLDEPQDLYPLDCYLCLDCGHLQNLDVVDPDILFRDYTYRTSVSLGLVEHFKRYAHSVVTGLSIPKESLVVEMGSNDGSLLKAFGNEGMRVQGIDPARNIAAAATADGIPTLPDFFTSALAARIKSEQGEAKLFCANNVFAHIDNMSDVAKGIRLLLANDGAFVFEVSYIVDMIDNMVFDTIYHEHVSHHALIPLETFLNKHDMTLFHVERTATKGGSIRAFAQPKSTGARPRSDELSKLFAEEERRGITKPKIYQDWFVAIEQRKRKVLAYLDEAIAAGKTVAAYGASTTTTTLLYHFELEGRIKFIVDDNPLKQGLFSPGAHLPVLPSSELSAKIPDVVVILAWTYAEPILKRNQAYVDAGGTFIIPLPQPRIVGREGDAAL
- a CDS encoding thermonuclease family protein: MNYRRLWRRRPSQPPRPLWRSLLDIGIFVFAAVVVLLAIRIFNQVTLTPGTADVIDGDSFRLGKDEIRLNGIDAPEYRQVCRDGSDRQWNCGRAATDALRRLVTGREVGCTGLDADRYGRLVSRCTAGRIDLNAEMVRLGWAIAYTRHSDDYVDQEAEARRQRRGIWRGSFDLPEDWREIHRPHFDRAPHD